In Salvelinus namaycush isolate Seneca chromosome 20, SaNama_1.0, whole genome shotgun sequence, the following proteins share a genomic window:
- the LOC120064580 gene encoding arf-GAP with GTPase, ANK repeat and PH domain-containing protein 1-like, which translates to MNSSNKLSLSNAIRAEVRRHETVQNNFAKVFNQLERVDDQQLRSGLKVYLHSIQAACGNSQEWTFSRTVQELRLGVLGGLRSGKSALVHRHMSGSYQPLENPEGGRYKKEVLVDGNSHILLIREETGPPDAQMASWVDGVILVFSLENEASFQEVYRNYSELGIHRNIAEIPFIVVGTQDKITSTNPRVIEDARARQLCSDVRRCTYYETCATYGLNVNRVFTEAAQKIMAVKKQAALLASCKSLPNSPSHSGGSTPVSGVFPGQASNGGQSSDYSSSLPSTPVISHKEIGGAAGGERLGSATPGSVRSAPRRRTGSRFTGRRGSDSERRSTDGKIGDLGSGRSIPIKQSILLKRSGNSLNKEWKKKYVTLSNNGMLSYHSSVNDYMQNVHGKEMDLLRVTVKVPGKRPPRAGAVPSCGPPPGLNGLVKDIQGPEGASAVPGSGSNLLPVEEGAGGGLSPGGNRGVQRCPSTLSNKPQSADSAIGGVSRPSSYKDTGPASPMVDRKKHRRKKSMNQKGDVAIGQADDEDNFDFLIVSSTGQTWHFEAQSVEERDSWVTAIESQILASLQLCESSKNKARKNSQSEAVALQAIRNAKGNSLCVDCEAPNPTWASLNLGALICIECSGIHRNLGTHLSRVRSLDLDDLPRELTLVLGAIGNHLANSIWEGRTLGRRKPTPDATREERESWIRAKYEQRLFVAPLALPSPGQGLEVNTLSASLLAAVMERDLPRLLLLLAHSTKDDINAPLPPGGHLSPPPPAASPSPPLEGSLRPPCSALHAACQLADVVMTQLLVWYGSDVRCRDAQGQTAVTLARYAGSQECADILLQYGCPNEPAPSVATTPSLSVATTPSLSRKSSAGSLSRSSSRRAVS; encoded by the exons CGGCTTGCGGTAACAGTCAAGAATGGACCTTCAGTCGAACCGTCCAAGAGCTCCGTCTG GGGGTGTTGGGAGGTCTCCGCAGTGGGAAGTCAGCCCTGGTCCACAGACACATGAGCGGGAGCTACCAGCCCCTGGAGAACCCAGAAG GGGGCAGGTATAAGAAGGAGGTACTTGTTGATGGCAACAGTCACATTTTGCTGATCAGGGAGGAGACAGGACCCCCGGATGCACAG atGGCTAGCTGGGTGGACGGGGTCATCCTGGTCTTTAGTCTGGAGAATGAGGCCAGTTTCCAGGAAGTGTACAGGAACTACAGCGAGCTTGGCATCCACCGCAACATCGCTGAGATACCCTTCATAGTGGTAGGAACCCAGG ATAAAATCACCAGCACCAACCCTCGGGTGATAGAGGATGCCAGGGCTAGACAGCTGTGTTCAGACGTCAGGCGCTGTACCTACTACGAGACCTGCGCTACCTACGGCCTCAACGTCAACCGCGTCTTCACCGAGg CTGCCCAGAAAATCATGGCAGTGAAGAAGCAGGCAGCTCTACTGGCCTCCTGTAAATCCCTGCCCAACTCCCCCAGTCACTCTGGAGGCTCTACCCCAGTGTCAGGAGTCTTCCCTGGTCAG gccaGTAACGGTGGTCAAAGCAGTGACTACTCGTCTTCCCTGCCCTCCACCCCAGTGATCAGTCATAAGGAGATCGGTGGGGCAGCAGGGGGGGAGAGGCTGGGCAGCGCCACCCCAGGGTCTGTCCGCAGTGCCCCCCGGCGACGCACCGGCTCCCGCTTCACG ggccgtaggggcaGTGACTCGGAGAGGAGGAGTACAGACGGTAAGATAGGAGACCTGGGTAGTGGACGCTCCATCCCCATCAAACAG AGCATCCTGCTGAAGCGCAGTGGGAACTCCCTCAACAAGGAATGGAAGAAGAAATACGTCACGCTGTCCAACAACGGCATGCTCTCTTATCACTCCAGCGTCAAC GACTACATGCAGAATGTCCATGGGAAAGAGATGGACCTGCTGAGGGTGACTGTGAAGGTGCCAGGGAAACGCCCGCCCCGTGCTGGTGCCGTCCCTTCCTGTGGCCCTCCGCCCGGCCTCAACGGCCTGGTCAAAGACATCCAGGGGCCTGAGGGGGCCAGCGCGG TCCCTGGTAGTGGTAGTAACCTCCTGCCCGTAGAGGAGGGGGCGGGAGGAGGCTTGTCTCCTGGGGGGAACAGAGGGGTGCAGCGCtgcccctctactctctctaacAAGCCCCAAAGC GCAGACTCTGCCATCGGGGGGGTGTCCAGACCCTCCTCCTATAAAGATACAGGCCCAGCCTCCCCAATGGTTGACAGGAAGAAGCATCGCAGGAAGAAGAGCATGAACCAGAAAGGAGACGTAGCCATTGGCCAAGCAGATG ACGAGGATAACTTTGACTTTCTGATCGTGTCGAGCACGGGCCAGACTTGGCACTTCGAGGCCCAGAGTGTGGAGGAGAGGGACTCCTGGGTAACGGCCATCGAGAGCCAGATCCTGGCCAGCCTGCAGCTGTGTGAGAGCAGCAAGAACAAG gCTCGTAAGAACAGCCAGAGTGAAGCTGTGGCACTGCAGGCTATCCGTAACGCCAAGGGCAACAGTCTCTGTGTTGACTGTGAAGCACCTA ACCCAACATGGGCCAGTCTGAACCTGGGGGCTCTGATCTGCATTGAGTGTTCAGGAATCCACAGGAACCTGGGCACCCACCTGTCCCGTGTCCGCTCTCTGGACCTGGACGACCTGCCCAGAGAACTCACCCTGGTGCTGGGTGCCATCGGCAACCACCTGGCCAACAGCATTTGGGAGGGACGTACGCTGGGCCGCCGAAAACCCACGCCCGACGCCACCCG AGAGGAGCGGGAGTCATGGATCCGGGCCAAGTACGAGCAGAGGTTGTTTGTGGCTCCGCTGGCCCTGCCCTCCCccggtcaggggttagaggtcaacaCGCTGTCAGCCAGTCTGCTGGCGGCCGTGATGGAGAGGGACCTCCCCCGCCTGCTCCTTCTCCTGGCCCATAGCACCAAGGATGACATCAATGCCCCCCTTCCCCCAGGGGGtcacctctctccacccccccctgCTGCCTCCCCTAGCCCTCCCCTGGAGGGCTCCCTCCGGCCGCCTTGCTCCGCGCTGCACGCCGCCTGCCAGCTCGCCGACGTGGTCATGACCCAGCTGCTCGTCTGG TATGGCAGTGATGTGAGGTGTCGGGACGCCCAGGGGCAGACGGCCGTCACGTTGGCACGTTATGCTGGCAGTCAGGAGTGTGCCGACATCCTCCTGCAGTATGGCTGCCCCAACGAGCCCGCCCCTTCGGTTGCCACAACACCGAGCCTCTCGGTCGCCACGACACCCAGCCTTTCCCGCAAGAGCAGCGCCGGCAGCCTCAGCCGCAGCAGCTCCAGAAGAGCAGTGTCTTAA